ACCGTTTCACCACTACCTGTCACAGATCAATTAAGATTCATGTCTAGTTGGGAATTTTAAGAACAAATTCTGTCAAAATTGTCAACAACCAACAGAAAATGTTATATTAATATAGAGCTTCCTTGCTGTTAAAGGTGAGGCTTTGGGTTTTGCCAAGTCTGCCCTGTTTACATCTAAAAGTATCAAGACGAGCTGTGTGTCCTTGTGCGAGAAATTCTTCCCTAGTAGTGCtggaaacaaacatgtttttatcaGTGTGGGTACAGAGAAGCTTGCTCACGAGTTATAATGCACTTTGCACTCATTTTACGGTCTTTATCACAATGTGCAGTTTTTGCAACCCACCCCAACTGGTctcattaaaatgcaacatatCCTTATCTGAAAagccaaatttaaaaaaaaaagtttgttccTTCTTTTTGTAAGAGACATCTGTTAGTTCCAAGTAACCAACCTGACTTTGACCCAAACCGGTCAAATCATCAGCACTACAAATTAGCTGTCACCGGGCATTTTTAGGTTTCACTCAGCTACTAGCAGCTTTCACAGTTCAACCACACTGTGAGCAGAGTCGAGGCAAAGTTGATGCCCGGGTGAGCACACAAAGACACTCTTACCCCTGCAGTAAACACAGCAGCATTTCCACTCTCCAGCATCTCCTCCAGTTCTTCATCCGTCGTAGCTTTTCCAGctggaaaggaaaggaaaggaaaggaaaggaaaggaaaggaaagcatTAATGACAAAGAAGACCATAGGACCATCACAtgtgcttgttgttgtgcatgTAGGCGTCACTCACTGATCTCTAGCTGTCTCTGAATACGTCCTTTACTTCTCTCCCGGAAGTCCACCTGAGCTTCATTATACTTTGTCATTACCTCCACAAACTTCCTGGAAAGCACTGCATGCTGGGGGGAATACAGCAAAACAGCGAAttatcacacacacaattaATCTTCTCAGGTGTACTGACAATTTGTAGGCAAATTaggtaaaaacatgaaaacagagaCATATCTGATAAATGTCAAACTTGTTTTTATGTCAGAGAGGAACACAAAGACGTTTCAGGTTTTAGAAACGCTTTCTTCCATTTTTAACcattaatttttctcttttccttcagTCTACCTTAACAATATTCTAAAAGGCAATACGGTGTCTGAAAATGGTCATGTCAATAAAGTCTGTTTAATTTCAACTTGAGAACAAGGAATTAACTAATCACACCTCACATATACTCTCAAAAATGCTGACTATGAATGAAAAGGAAGGTGTTCTACAAAGCAGTTTCATCTAAAGGTCACGTGAAATGTCTTACGTAAGTCATTTACCTGTGATTTACGTATCCGCATGTCAGCCGACACCCTCTCCTGCTCCTCTGACTCCAGGTTTCTCTCGATGGCTGCAAAGTAAACCAAGTTATTGACTTAAAATGTAACCGAAACTCATTAACACATTGCATTATTCTTTAATTACTCACTAACATCTATAACATGTAAAGCCAATAAACATCCACATTATTAGGGGTCATAATGTTGAGTACACTCACTCTTGAGTTTGTTTCTCGCATTGTTGGCCATCTTCTTGATGTCATTGGTGATTGCCTCTAAGTCATCCTGTGTTTCTATGAAGGAGGAGACACGCAGGAGCAAACAGTGAGACAGTTGCATTTATGCCATGTGCAATTCAACATACTTTAAAAGGAAAGGTCTCTAGACAGGCTGCATGATTACAATAATAATCATGATCACTTTGATCAATACTGAGATCACAACTATTTATCACAACTATTCACTGATTTTTTGGAATATATTTCTGCTAACACAAAATTCTGGCCTCAAAGCCAGACTAAAATTAGATTCTTCTATTCTCTCGAAGGACAGGAAGgagcaaaatataaataaaatacacaaaattgtATCCAAAACTCCTGACCTGTTGAACATCTGTTTATCAATGGACTCTACAATTTACCGATGTTCACCaaacgcctcacatgcaggTTATGATACACATTAGCTCTGCAGCCTCTTGTCTCCACAAAGTTCTTACCTCTGTGCATCGACTCAGACAGTGTCAGACTAaacattacttttaaaaaagtgaaataaaaagttttagTGTCAGATTTACTGGTGATGGTGGTAAAGAGTCTTACTCTGATCTGATGTGGGAGCAGACAGGATGACCGAGTAAAGCTTTTTGACTTCAGCCACGTTCTCATCAATTTTATCAATACTGTTCCTGATGTCCTCAatctgaaacacacagacacaaatcgGAAATGTGTGCAAACAACAATATCCATGTAGGCCCTTATAAAAACAAGCAAGGAGGTATGAGAAGCACAGCCTCcacacactaaaacactgaTGGTAACATTCACCTGAGAGAAGAACTCGTCCATGAAGGCTGCATTGTCCACAGCGATCTCCACCTCGTCATCATCTTGATCACACGTCtaacagaacacaaaacaagcGTCAGAGTAGCAGTGGTAGATTTAGCTGACGGAGAGAACATGTCCGGGGTATTACATGTTTCTCTAAAGCTCAAAGTATAAAGCATGTCATCAGCACCTTAGGATTAAAGGTCCACCAGAGTGGAAGCAGAAATTTAGACAGCTCTGTGGACCTGTAAGGCAAATTATATCCACTCCTTATTTATCTTCTATTTGATGTGCTTTTCCTAAATTCTTCCctcttaaaatcacattttccttaatgcttttttaatgctttttgtaCTACAATTATTGAATATCATTgcttaaaatgcaacacatgcATACAGATACATATGAGGAATGTCTGTGGGGGCACTGTGACGTCTATTTCCTATCTATCACTTGAAgtttgaaactgaaaatatcaaAACTATTTGAAAGATAAGAACATGTTCTTCAGCATAAACCTTTATGTATTTACTCAAATAAGTCAAACTTGTCGAATGCATCAGGATCATCACGGTCAATAAATGGTCTGAAGTATAACCACCCATAAAACCAAGCGTGTTGTTTTTAGACTTAGGTCTTTGCACGGATTATAAAAAGCAGGTATAATGTGATAATTAAAGAGCTTTAGAGGCACTGGTAGGCGGATTTTATTACTTATGAGGCAAAGCTCATTATTTCCTCCTGTTTTTAGGCTCTGTGCTAAGTTATACCAACTGGCTGCTAGTAGTTGTGTCATATTTAACACATAGACATGAGAtcatcttctcatctaacttgCTTTGAGAAAACAAGCCTCCACATGTTTCTCCAATGGTATTCcccaaaaatgtcttttcattttgtctcaacACTTACCAGCTGTACAACAACTTATACCAAGCATAATATGGTCAGAAATTATCAAAATTATCATTGAAAcctagaatttttttaaaaacttaaatacTTCAAGACAGTTTATGATATGGTTCATTTCAGTCTGCATTTACATAATACTGAGTTTTGATAACAGAAACTACTGTCATTCCTGTATCTTACAGCTTTTACAGGGCAACACATATACAATGCTGAAATTTTAACTTGTGGCAGTAAACTGATATTTTCTGCCAATATTCTGTACATTCTGAAcaatcatcatttttattttcatgtctgaaaatgtatttcttgTGCAGGTGGAAATACCATTAAACACTATCTAAAACAAGAGCCTCCTTTGAAGGCCACACTAGTCGAAAATGCTTTATTGTTAGCCGCTCAGCATGACACATCAACCAGAAGTCCTGGTCTGACGCTGATCAGCCGACACCCAATAAACTTTATCAGAAAGCTTCATTCTGCTGAAGTCATAAATATGCCACAAGGGATAGTCAGCAAACACAAGGCCACAAAGAGCTCTGCACTGCTGCTGAATGTTTACATGGAAGGACCAGGGCCGGAACCCGTTTTCAACTCGCTTTAGAACTGACTTCAGAAAACCACAACTAAGGCACAAAGTAAACACTCAACAGG
This Amphiprion ocellaris isolate individual 3 ecotype Okinawa chromosome 13, ASM2253959v1, whole genome shotgun sequence DNA region includes the following protein-coding sequences:
- the stx3b gene encoding syntaxin 3b isoform X3, whose product is MKDRLEQLKATCDQDDDEVEIAVDNAAFMDEFFSQIEDIRNSIDKIDENVAEVKKLYSVILSAPTSDQKTQDDLEAITNDIKKMANNARNKLKTIERNLESEEQERVSADMRIRKSQHAVLSRKFVEVMTKYNEAQVDFRERSKGRIQRQLEITGKATTDEELEEMLESGNAAVFTAGIVDSGISKQALSEIESRHKDIVRLESSIKELHDMFVDIAMLVESQGDIVDNIEQNVSNSVDHIVEAKEQTKKAVRYQTKARKGGMIDRIESNMDQSVGFVERAVADTKKAAKFQQEARRKKMMITLCCAIIGIVGFSYLYSFFS
- the stx3b gene encoding syntaxin 3b isoform X2, with protein sequence MKDRLEQLKATCDQDDDEVEIAVDNAAFMDEFFSQIEDIRNSIDKIDENVAEVKKLYSVILSAPTSDQKTQDDLEAITNDIKKMANNARNKLKTIERNLESEEQERVSADMRIRKSQHAVLSRKFVEVMTKYNEAQVDFRERSKGRIQRQLEITGKATTDEELEEMLESGNAAVFTAGIVDSGISKQALSEIESRHKDIVRLESSIKELHDMFVDIAMLVESQGGMIDRIESNMDQSVGFVERAVADTKKAAKFQQEARRKKMMITLCCAIIGIVGFSYLYSFFS
- the stx3b gene encoding syntaxin 3b isoform X1; amino-acid sequence: MKDRLEQLKATCDQDDDEVEIAVDNAAFMDEFFSQIEDIRNSIDKIDENVAEVKKLYSVILSAPTSDQKTQDDLEAITNDIKKMANNARNKLKTIERNLESEEQERVSADMRIRKSQHAVLSRKFVEVMTKYNEAQVDFRERSKGRIQRQLEITGKATTDEELEEMLESGNAAVFTAGIVDSGISKQALSEIESRHKDIVRLESSIKELHDMFVDIAMLVESQGDIVDNIEQNVSNSVDHIVEAKEQTKKAVRYQTKARKKMVIIAVVVAILLAILALIIGLSVGLR